The Methylomusa anaerophila genome has a segment encoding these proteins:
- a CDS encoding response regulator transcription factor yields MLTQTIKILIVEDEAKIASFIQLELVHQGFTTVIEANGRKALDRIIHENFDLILLDVMLPEMDGVEICRRVREVSTVPIIMLTARGDIEDKVAGLDTGADDYITKPFVVPELLARIRAALRKHNVSAQQQTEDVLSVKNMVLFPSRYEVQIDGQHVELTKKEYDLLEYLVRHKNWVLDRERIVLEVWGYEYMGDTNVVDVYVRYLRSKLDEPFGQKYIYTVRGVGYVVKD; encoded by the coding sequence ATGTTAACGCAAACTATAAAAATTTTAATAGTGGAAGACGAGGCTAAAATTGCCAGTTTTATTCAATTAGAACTAGTGCATCAAGGTTTTACGACGGTTATCGAAGCTAACGGACGGAAGGCCCTTGACCGAATCATTCATGAAAATTTTGACTTGATTCTGCTGGATGTGATGCTGCCGGAGATGGATGGGGTAGAGATTTGTAGAAGGGTACGTGAAGTCTCTACGGTTCCGATCATAATGTTAACAGCCCGGGGCGACATCGAAGATAAGGTTGCGGGGCTGGATACCGGAGCCGACGACTATATAACCAAGCCTTTTGTCGTTCCGGAACTTCTCGCACGTATTCGAGCGGCGCTTCGCAAACATAATGTTTCTGCACAACAACAGACTGAGGACGTGCTTTCCGTAAAAAACATGGTGTTGTTTCCAAGCCGGTATGAAGTGCAAATTGACGGACAGCATGTGGAATTGACCAAGAAAGAATATGACCTTCTGGAGTATCTGGTGCGCCATAAAAACTGGGTCCTTGACCGCGAGCGCATCGTTCTGGAGGTCTGGGGTTACGAGTATATGGGCGATACCAACGTGGTAGATGTATATGTGCGCTACCTACGCAGCAAACTGGATGAACCGTTCGGGCAAAAATACATTTACACGGTAAGGGGCGTAGGCTATGTGGTCAAAGATTAA